Genomic segment of Anguilla rostrata isolate EN2019 chromosome 13, ASM1855537v3, whole genome shotgun sequence:
GTCAATGTCCTTATCTTATCCATTGTAAGCTAATATataaaactgatcctagatcagtagTCCTACTCTGAGACGCTTTATGCATAAGCACCCAGATCGCTGCACCAAAGTGGGTAGACCTGTCGCACATCAGAGTTCTGACATAATATGGCTCAGTTACCTCAGGTGATGAGCCTGACAAGTGAGTCTTATCTCATGCCCCAGTGCAGGAACCGCTGCCCTTATAAACAGCAGCTAACCTGATACTTTCTCATGGCTGATGGTTTTACCTGCCTCCCAGGTAAACGGACGACCAGCTTATCCACAGAGGAGCCACCTTCCacaacaacagcagtgcctgATGTGCAGGAAAAGCCGGATCCCTGCACGGCCAATCTGGACGCCATCATGCTAGGTGAGAGCCTCCGCCCGGCCGCCCCCAAGCCTGGGAACACTCGTTCCTTTTGGAAGTACCAGCAGCATCTTTGTTGATTCGCTCCCTTTATCTCTTTAGTCTAGAGGCAACCACCTTGAAAGCGGCACTTGTATGATTGTAACTGTACACATCTGTGGTTCTGATGGTGTTTGTTACCATGTGAAAAGTACTTTTGTAAGCCACTATGACTGAAACATTACCATTACTGCTCAGTACTTTTAAATTCCATTGGCATTACTGCAGCTCACTACTTTGCACCCATTGTTTAATTCCATTAGCATCACCATTACTCCTCAATGTTCAGtgccaggcagacagacagacaggtgtcaGAGTCTCTGGATTTTAAAGGGGTCCCTTTTGTCCCTCTGGTCCCTCAGGCCCCTTCAGGAAGACATTCGCCTTCAGCGGGCAGTACGTGTGGACGGTGTCCGACatggggcacaacccccccatcAAGACCAGCCTCCTGTGGAAGGGCCTCCCGGCGAACCTGGATGCCGCCGTCCACTCCCAGAGAACCAACAAGACGTACTTCTTCAAGGGTACGGCCATACAAGCGAACCCATTTCGGGAGTCACACatcggtcagtcagtcaaactTCACTCTAAACGGGCTTTTGGCAAAGGAATCGTCACAGAGGATTCATAGGgcagcacaagaaaaaaaacagttagagTGATGAGTCATTCCGCCAGCCAATCCCTGCCTCCCTGGGCAACACCGCAGCCAATAATGCGCCGCCTTGCAGTGCTGCCAGTTGCATTCTGCAACAGCACAGTCCGATAAACACGGCCAACTGTCAAACCAAGGGGCCCACGCTAAAAGTATTAGCATGGTAGCGGTCCTCGGGAAGCACTCTGTGGTACTGTGGTGGAGTATCGCCGGTTTGGTTTCAACTTTTGTTTCACAGGGGACAAAGTGTGGCGCTACACCAATTTCCGGCTTGACTACGGCTACCCCAGACCTATGACGCGCATCCCCCCGAATATCGACGCGGCCTTGTACTTGCCAGCCAACaagaagtttttctttttcaaggtACGGTGAAGATCTGACTGCCTCAATAATAGTACCTAGCCTAATTAGAGTTAGGCCTATAGTACAATGATAAGGCTTGAAACTATAGCAAAAAGTGTAGCGTGATCAGCCACAGCAGGTTTATGGTGGCTTTCTACGGTACATGTGTAGTGGGTTTAGAGAATCATGATACATTCATGACAAATTAAGAGAATTAAGACTACAGAAGTAGTAATTGTGAGGGCTCTGACTGGTAATTCCTCTCTAATTAATCTTTGCATTTGTGTCAACATTACAGGGTATATACTATTTGTCATCAAGATATTTCAGTATTGGAGgaaatattctgaaatgtttgaatCATTAGTACTCTTGAAATTTCAGATCCTTTGTGCACAGCTGTTACTTAGTGCACAGACTGCTTCATAGACTGCAGCCTGTCTCACTCTcatctcgctccctctccccgaACCAGGGCTCCGTGTACTGGCAATGGGACGAGCTGAAGTACACGGACCTCAGCGCGTACCCCAAGCCCATTTCGGGCCTCTTCAGCGGGGTGCCCGAGCACCCGGACGCCGCCCTCACCTGGACCAACGGCAAGACCTACTTCTTCAAAGGCGACAAGTACTGGCGCATCAACAAGCACCTGAACGTGGAGCGGGGGTACCCGCTCAGCAAGAGCGAGCGCTGGATGGGGTGCGGCAAGTAGGCCAGCGGAGGGGGCAGAACACTCGGCGGGGGCGCAGGGGAGCCCCCCCGCCCGCTCGGCCTTGGCCGTGAAGGGAAGAGTCTAGCGCATCGCCGGGAGCTGGTCAGGACTGCCGGGACATGTTTCACTAAAGCATAGCTTCACAAAAGCCCGTTCACTAATAGCAACTGTTAGTGAACTCCGGGTTTGAATATAATCAGGTGTTCGTTACTGGACGCACCAAGTGTAATGTTACCATAATGTTACCATGATTCACTGAAAAACGCTGCCATATTTCTGTGGTTAAATGTATATCACGACGAGCACACATTTAATTGCCATTTCGAGGGCTTTAGAGTGGAGAATATCCATATCAGAAACAGTGCGGTGTTCAATACAGTAGAAGAGACACTTCTGAATTGCAGTTCCCAACGCTTTTGACAACACAGACAGAATGGATGAGTAGCATTCAGCCCATAAACCTTTTGTACTGACAGtaaacccccctctccccacccctccaccccccccccaccacttgCTGCAGCAATAATTGAACGAGTACCTTAAGTCCGAGGGGGTGAGCTGTTGaaacactgccacctagtgCTGTCAATGATATTGCACTGCTAAACGAGGTATCATTTATCATTGCCGTCCAGTGATGTTTCAGTTATATTAAATGATTACTCTGGAAATTTTGTCCTTGCTGCAGGTACGGcatcatattttttaaagcgATTTTATACATAAATTGTTGTAAATAGGCAATTATCAATTCTTTATGGGTGATGTTAACTGTTAACTAGTGACCTAGTGATGTTAAGTGTTCTAATTATTAGATCTGACAAAACAATTAAGAGATATCTCCttgaaacactgaaaagaaaatgattaaaatcaaaaatcaaaaaaataaaatacattatttaaactgTTGTGTTTGACTCTTTCGTACATATATTCTATACTGACTTATTGAGAATTTACTGTAGACAGCTGGAAACCTCCTTCTAAGTTTCTGAGTCCAAAGTCTCAATCCAGCccataagaaaaaataaactctcAGTTGACCCAAGTGCACTGACCAATAGGAAGGAAGGGACATGGAAATCTGCTGCCACAGAGCTCCATTCTAGAACTGCATCTAGCAGAAGCGGTTGCTTGGTAACCAGTATTCAACAACAATCGACACAGGACTTCCTTTACTTCAGAAAAGTACTTTGCAGTcaggcagcatttttttttctagtttaatagtttcattttatttccctaTTGTAATTTCTGTACAAATTCCAGAGAGTTGTCAGTACTGACTCTCAGTAACAGAGTAACACTGGAACATGCTCTTCATAGAaattaaagcaggggtgtccaatcttatccgaaagtAGAATTAGTGCTGGCCTGAAGCAAAAACCGGCACCCAAatcagccctttttggataagactggacaccacTGCATTAAAGACACAGCAAGAGGTCTGCTGAACTTTCCCATAAAAACAagggaatatttatttttccaacttGAAATTAGTTTAGACTATAAATGAgaatatttcacattcattcCAAATGTTAAACCTGTGAACTGCAGAGAAAATGCTAATTTGCCCTTATGAAGAGGAATGACAGTGCATTAATAACTTGTACTGCTACGTTTCTTCGGCGAATCACAAAAAGGcaccaatattttaaaataaagaaaaagttaAACGTCTAATTGGTTGTAATTAtaacaagccccccccccccccaactgacTTGTAGCGAGTATTCTGGGGCATGCCTATGGTAATGCTCTTTTTAAACCTCACAAACGTGAAAGATCTTCGGTTCCTCAGTTCATCATCAAAATTATCAACATGAACCAACTTGACTGTAGGTCCACACAAAGGACCAAAATTGTTCAAAATTGTCCAGTGAGTCTGTTTGTGTGACCAGAATCAGGTTTACTCCAGGCCAAGGGGCCAGTTCACTGCCAGTTAGTGCCCCGCCCCGTTTCCTTGTTGCGTCCTCATTTAGAACAACGTCCCCGGAGTAGAACACAGGGAGGGACTGTTCTGAGCTCATAAGCCAGTCAAGTGTTCTCCAGTTCAAAAGGCCAGTTCTGTTTGCATTCATTCCTGAACGCAAGCACCAAGGTTCGATCCACGAATACAGACATATACGTTTAGCTACACGGGGAACgtaaaaaaaacgttaaaatttgtataaaaacaaacaaaaaaaaaactctgactTCTACAGCATGATTTTCTCTGTGTTCCGGGAGCTAAGTGAGTCCAGGGCTTCTTCTTCTGATCCCTGTGCCTGGGGGATCTGTGCTTATCATTCACACTCTGATAATGGCAGGCCATGCAGCTCTCTCCACACAATCAGCCAACGGAAGTTTCGCGCACAcctggtgcatgatgggatacgGCTAAATGTCAGGGCAGGCGCAGCTGCAGGGAGGTCACAGAGGGCTGGTCCAGCATGGCTGACGGTGGATGAGGGCAGACGTGTGTGAAAACATCTCCATCAAGCACAGGCGGCCCTCGCCCCCTCCAAACAGACGAGACTGAGCCTGCCCATTGGCTCTCCAGGATTTGATTTGcggctccaccccccccccccccccccgacccttgAGAGCCGAACTGGACTAGaacaggggcggggctcagaAAGAGGCTCCTCCCTCAGACCCTGATGACGGGGTTGGCGGTGGTGAGGGGCACGGTGGAGCCGGTGTCGTAGTCGAAGTCGATCATGGTGTGGCTGGAGGTGCCCAGGCTGCTGAGCGAGTTCCCCGTGCCCATCTGACGATCGCGAAGACTCTGCAGGTAGCTctgcgcaggagagagagagggggacagagggagagagagggagagagggagggagagagaagtggagagagagagaggaagagagagagagaaagagagagggggagagagaaagaaagacagagggagagagagacagaaagagagagacacagagagaaagagaaagagggagagagacagagaaagacagagacggagagagagacagagagattgaTGTAATTTACTATGCACTTCCACACATAACTGCATTCAGCTACATGCATAAAGTTCACTCGGACTGAGCTAATCTTTTACATCGTTCAGAGAAATGAGAAGTGATGGCACATCCGTATCACGCGGCGTGTTCTGAGCTCTGGACCCTGGACCCGCGGGTCACGGGTTCAAAGCCCACGTCCAGCAGCACCGTGGCACGTCTGAGCGAAGAACTCTGTCTCAGCCGGGGCGGTAATGAGTACTGGAGCGGTTATTAAGGCCCCGGCAGTAAGCCCCCCCGTGTGTGTGACGCGTGTGTGgcgcgtgtgtggtgtgtggcggAGGCTGACCGGCGCCAGCAGGTCCCCGGCGTAGCGCTTGACGGGCAGCGGTTTGCGGCGGTACGTGCCCTCCTGCCCCGCGCTCTGCTGCCGCTTCCGCGCGTCCTTCTGCCGAATCCGCATCAGCTGCACCCGCTTCTGCCGCCGGCTGATGATCActgaggagcacacacacatgcacgcacgcacgcacgcacacacacacacacacacacagacaaggacacacacagacacaagcagacAATCAGTCAACCTCAACCTCTGAGTCATCAACCTACATTACAATTCTAACATCCAATTCCAACATGAGCCATTTATTACCATAAAGAATGGCAGAAATGAACAGAAGCTGATTCATTCCAGCTCAAACTGCAGCAGAGACACAACCACAAACGCTCCACTACAGTAATCAGTCTTCTCTTACATCTCTCTCATCTACAGTGAATCACTCAGAGCTGTGACTCAGACAGTATGGGGGGCGGGATGGTCCTTCTCAGAGCTGTGACTGAGACTgtatgaggtggggggggtggggtggaataTGGTCCCTGTCCGAGCTGTGACTCAGACCGTAAGGGGGGGTGGCGCACACTCCATCACTCACCCTCCGTGTGCGAGAAGCCCTCTGCCGTCAGCTTCCACTGCACCAGCACGCCCATCAGGCTGAGCGTGGGCCAGATGCCCAGGATGACCCAGCTGTACcagcagaggggcggggccgggaccAGGCGCAGGCAGTCGTACACGTACGCGCCCAGTGCCAGCATCTCCACGAAGTAGTCGGCGCACACGGTCATGATGGCCGCCCCGAAGGCGGCGGTGGAGAGCACGGTGAAGAGGCGCTGCCACTGCAGCGTCAGCACGGCGCACAGCATGCCCGCGCCCAGCAGCGCGCCCAGCGGCACCCACACCGTGCCCGCGCTGTAGAAGCTGGCCACCACCAGCAGGGCGGCGAGGGCgagcagcaggcccagcagcAGGCCCGTCATGAAGAGGCCCACGCTGCGCACCAGCATGGTGACCAGGCCGCACAGCACGCCGATGCCCAGCCCGATGCCCGCGCTGGCCTCCACGCTCAGCTGCGTGTCCAGCACGCGCTCCTTGTGGCACAGCAGGAAGATGATGACCGAGCCGAACATCAGGCCCGACAGGAACATGACCGCCTTGAAGCAGCGgtagcctggggggggggggagggggggcgggccccgcggagaggggcggagccagggaaGAGGGGGTAGGaatgggggagagaaaaaaagagggtgGGTGTTAAATCAAAAAGACAAATGAAGGGAGTGGAGGACTGTAATCCACAACTGAATATAAGGCACAATACTGCATTATGTGTGAAGAATTGCTACATTTACAATTCAGTCAGAAAAAGAGCATCAAAATAGCTGCTTCAGCCCACCCAACAGCCTGGTTTCTGGCAGTAATGGAGAAGTCACAACCTCAAGGTTTTTTCATGTAAGCCAGAAACTTATGTATGGCTATGTGTCCatcaattaaaattttgaaacaaGGCTCTGAGAAAATATCAAGTAAGAGTGGCTAAGTGAACAGCACTGGATGATGTTCAATCCCAGGGTGCAGTACACTGTAAATCCACCAGGTGGCTGCTGACCAGTATTACCGTCCTGAACAGCAAGGATCGGTACACTGCTGTAAAACATGCTGTTAATTAAAAGACCTTGTGTGCTTGGCTTATCCACATAATCGTGATGACATCAACTTCAGAGGATTAGCCTTAAAGCAGCCGCCTGGGAAAGACGTGCCGTGTCCAGATCAGCGTGCTTGCCTACGATTCAGCATATTTGTTGAGTAGGCAAGATTTTCTCAAGATGTAGAATACTTAAAATCCCAGAATGATATAGGCTACTTATTTCCGGGGTTTCGCTATTCAggaagtaaatggtaaatggtaaatggactgcatttatatagcgcttttatccaaagcgctttacaattgatgcctctcattcgccagagcagttaggggttaggggttaggtgtcttgctcaaggacacttcaacatgcccagggcggggtttgaaccggcaaccctccgactgccagacaatcggtcttacctcctgagctatgtcgcccaagTAAACAACCATTCTGGTCAAAAATTTAGAAGCGCAGTTTCACTGacattttccttcaacaacaacaatgtaAGCGTGGCCACAAAGGTGTAAGACACTTCCACAGCACCGTCGGAAAAAGGTATGGAGGATATTGTTTGCATATTGCCCATCGTGTACTAGAAAGTACGCAGTTTCCTTAGTAGACAGCACACACTTTGAGGACGCAGTAGTTAGAAGGCTGATTCGGACACGGCCAGGTCTTGAGTGGCTAAATGGATTTGGAACTGGGAGAACAGAGCCCCCAGGTGATACCCCTGCAATGCAGCAGACAGAGCTGACTGCATTCACAGCTGGCCTGTCCTAGCTCATGGTAGACGGGTCCGTCCTGTAAAATGGCCCAGACCTGGGAACCTCTCTGAATCCCAGAGAGCCCGGGAGATTGGCAGGGAACGAACAGTGATTTACAGCAAAGAACAATAAGTTTTATAGCGACCGGTTTAATCGCTACACCCTGGATACTGTCTACCGCCAAGGCAGTGATGTAATGGTTACAGGACTTTCTGTATGTTGAGTTtgaatgagtgagagtgagagtgtgtgtgtgttagggttgTCAAACTTAGatttgatattcaaatatattttgaataggaaaaaaaacaatcaaattgtTAGAATTTGAATATCTAATTACACACGCTTGCTGAAAATGGTTGTTCCTCATTTCAACATTACTTATTACGTCTGTGTTATAATCTATATTTTTggtgaaattgaaataaaataaaaagtatgtcTACAATACCTTTATATGCCTTTGTACTTGCCTTCTtgctcccccttgtggacacCAACACACATAGCAGGAAGCGCCCAAGAGTACAATGGCAATGCAAAtttcaatacaaatacaatagcCAAATAAATTTTTTGGTACATTattatgcacatgtgtgtgtcactgtttgtgcatgcaagcgtatgtgtgtgcaagtgtgtgtccACTTATTTGCATGCGCCACAGACACTGTTTCTtcagagaagaaaataaataatgtgtggTGTTTGGGGACATCTCTCTTCCACTGACCCTCACATACAGATTAGCTGGAACAGCTGACAGTTGTTACGGACACCGGTTGCTTGGACGATTGCTATGGACGCCGGGTTGCCGGGGGGACTCACCGAAGAAGCAGTAGATGATCCCAAAGAGGCAGCACATGGAGCAGATGATAGCGGGGATGACCTCATACTTCCTCTCGATCTCCAGCTCGCACGCGTCCACCTCGGCCGCGCCCGTCCCGGCCGCGTCGGGGACCACCCGAAAGGGGTCGGCCATCCTGCGCCGACGGGAGACGGAGTACGAAGTTTGGGGACCGAACAGGGCGGGTGGGGCACTATTCAGAGCCCATCAGGGAAGGTCCCACctgaggagaaaagagaaagaagcacTTGAGTTTCCCACCAGACACGCAACCGTCAGGAAGGCGCTATATACGTTTCCACGACATCCAAACTCATGGCAGCGCAGAACCAAAAGACATACATCACAAGGACCTCGAGAAAACATCCTAATCAGGTCCGCTGAGCACAATGGACACTCGCAGCGCTGGGCCTGGCCCCACC
This window contains:
- the LOC135238518 gene encoding transmembrane protein 198-like, coding for MADPFRVVPDAAGTGAAEVDACELEIERKYEVIPAIICSMCCLFGIIYCFFGYRCFKAVMFLSGLMFGSVIIFLLCHKERVLDTQLSVEASAGIGLGIGVLCGLVTMLVRSVGLFMTGLLLGLLLALAALLVVASFYSAGTVWVPLGALLGAGMLCAVLTLQWQRLFTVLSTAAFGAAIMTVCADYFVEMLALGAYVYDCLRLVPAPPLCWYSWVILGIWPTLSLMGVLVQWKLTAEGFSHTEVIISRRQKRVQLMRIRQKDARKRQQSAGQEGTYRRKPLPVKRYAGDLLAPSYLQSLRDRQMGTGNSLSSLGTSSHTMIDFDYDTGSTVPLTTANPVIRV